CTTGGCGTTAGAATCATTGTCTTGGAGAGGGACTCTTTCTGAAAAGGGCATAGGCATCACTGTATATGGCCACCAAACTTGAGAACAAAGCAAGAAATATCATGAATAAGGACACAATCTTATCCTTCTTAGATGCAACCGAATTCGAATCCCTGAAAATTCAGAAAAAAGTTCACAGATTTTAGAGCAGGAGAAGAAACATTTTTCTAGGCTAGAAGAAGATAAGACTGGCAATTCAGCATCACACCTGAGGGCAATGGCAGCTGGGAATATAAATCCAAGACAAATAGCAGAAGTTGCTCCAGTGAACTGGAAAGCAACCCAGATGTTTGGGATGAAATTTGCACCGATATAGATGACAAATATGAGTGATATGCTTATCAATATAAACCTACAGTTATCTAAAACCAAAGGCCTGGCTGAGGGAAAAATAAGACCGTCCAGATTTAGGCGCAACGGATGGAAGACAACAGGGAAGACAAGCATAAGATGGAGAGCGTAGCTGATTCGAACAATGTCATTCAGGACATAGCTGTAAGGGACACCAAGGTTGGTGTCAAAATTAGCCAACACATCATCCAAAGTCGAGTCTCCAAATAGGAGTATACCGAAGAAGCTTGTCATAATATACACAGTTGAACACAAAGCTAATGAAGTCCATACAACTGGCTGTATCATAGTAGAGTCTTCCAGCTCATTTTGGATTGTATGAACTGCAGAAAATTCAAGGCCTTGTTTAGATATTCAATTCTAAATGGAAAACATTACAATCAAACATTTGAAGATGAGAAAAACAGTTACCATTGAAATGACAGATGAATGCTGTGACAAGAACAGGCACAACTGTGAAAAGATTCCAGAATGATGTTAAATTAGTAACATCAGGAAGTAATCTAGGCATCCCAATACTTCCATTCACTAACTTGAACACTGTGATTCCAGCAGTGATAACCAGAAAAACAACTGCAAGTCCTACTGCTAAGGCTGATGTGTATTTCAGTGAATCTGCAAGAGTCAGAATATGCACTCATTTATAACTCATGAATCCATTTTGATACCCCTAAACAAGGATGAAAAATGAGTTTAAAAAAGATGAATAGAGGCTGGCTGACCTATCCGTTTGAAGAATGCTAGTGGAGTAAACACAGCAAGAGtcacaaaaagaagaacacaagTACGGCCAGTCCACCAGTAGTTACCAAACCATTGTTCCAATAATCCAGAATGATGAATTCCACTTGAAGATGTTCCAGAAATCACATCACCTACACAGCCAACGATATGAAAATGATCAGACTCCAATTCACATACACAACATTTTGCCCTTGCTGATTTTGAAAACCATCCAAATCATATAAATTAGGGATAAGTTACAAATTCCCTATAGCTTAGGCatataaaataatgcaattCTAAGTTTAACATTTTCCACACTGTGCAATTTCAAGCCTCACAAACTGAAGATGAGTATGTTCATTAGCATAAGACTTGCAATTTCAAACCTTATTAAAGGTTGGAGAGTGCAGAACATATACATTGTTTTATAGGCCAAGATTAAATCCGCTCTCTCTCAATAACCAAAGGCTAATTTTGCAACTTATTGTTGGAAACGTGcagataatgttttatttaattattcgaaTTGAGGAGAAGTTATTCAGTTATTGCTTATGTTTAGGAGAAGTTATAGAAGTCAGTTGTAACTGATGTTTGTATTGCTGTATAAATTTCCTGAAGTTCAATAGAAGTTAgtgttggttccaaactcttaaaagttaattactacagattggtatcagagctttttttttttatctttgaggGACTtgtgagtgagagggagaaaaATGGTAACAAATAATCCAACAAATCTTTCACCTCCAATCTTTGATAAAGAAAATTATCAAGTTTGGACAATCAAAATGAAAACCCACTTGAAAGGTATTGGGTTATGGCAGTGGGTTGAAACTGAGAGGGAGATACAACCTCTTGGAAACAATCCGCCACTCAATCAAATTCGAGCTCATGAATACGAAAAAATGAAAGGTCCAAGAGCCTTGTCTCCAATCCATGCCGGTGTTGCTGAGTCCATTTTTCCAAGAATTATGGGTTGTGAAACTGCCAAGCAAGCTTGGGATACTTTGAAGGGTCTATCATGGTAATGATAGAACAAGAAGAATGCAATAGTTAAATCTCAAAAGAAGAAAATGAGACTCTACAAGAGTTTTCTGATAAACTAATGACGGTGATAAATAAAATCCGATTGATGGAAGAAGATCTACCCGATAGCCGGATCGTAGAGAAGGTGCTTGTAAGTTTGCCCGAAAGATTAGAGGTAAAAATTTCATCTCTGGAAGATTCCAGAGATATCAGTCAAATTTCCTTGTCTGAATTAATCAATGCTCTACATGCACAAGAGCAAAGAAGAAGTTTAAGAAAAGAAGGAACCCAACAAGTAGTTGAAGGTGCTTATATGGCAAAGGGTTCATCTTCAAAAGGAAAAGCTCAGTCCAAATGTGCTATCTGTAGCAAGCCCGGTCACCATGAAGACGATTGTTGGCACAAAGGGAAAACATTGTTTTGAAATTGGTGAGATGTGCACCAATATGAAGcatttggagagaagtgctccaattCTAGAATGGTGATGGGAAGTACATCATCAAAACAAACTTTGAATCAAGAGGAAGTGTTGAGATTTGATTAAAATACGCTTAGCAGATTTAGACATGAAGCAGTTTCAGCCAACAGAGATATTTGTAGACAATCAAGCAGTTATTTTCTATGGGAAAACAAAGCATTTCAACATCAAACTCTATCACTTGAGAGAAAAGTAGAAAGATGGTGAAGTCAAGCTGATTTATTGCAAAACAGAGAAGCAGATTGCAGATGTGCTGACCAAAGCTCTTCCAAAAGAAAGATTCAAATATTTGAGAAACAAGTTGGTTGTTTGTAAATACTAAGGCAAGGAGGAGTTTGTTGGAAACGTAAGTTAATTTATTAGcagataatattttatttaattatttgaatttcGAAAAAGTTATTCGGTCATTACTTATGTTTAGGAGAAATTATGGAAGTCAGTTATAACTGATGTTTGTATTGCTGTATAAATTTCCTGAAGTTAATTACTACGCTTATCCCAATAAATTAAGTTTTAGCAGCAGATTCTTAAATTAGTTCTTGGAATGTTAAAGctaaaaatgatgtaaaaacAGGGCCTATGAATGAAACAAAGTAGTAAGTAGTAAACTTACCAATTATAATCATGTAGACAATTAGGGTACCAATATTGTTAAGCAGCACACAAATCTGAAGCAATCTCTTACCACCAAAACCAAAAGCATCACCCATGACTCCACCATAAGAATCTACTTTCCCAGCCTTGCTATATCTCAATAGAAATGCTATAGAACGTTCAGTTAGAACAGCAACAAACAAAATCAAAGCAATTCCAAGGCCAAGTCCCAAAACCTTCATAGTGGCAGGTAATGCCATGATTCCAGCACCAATAATTGTAGTCGAAAGATTAGAAACTGCTCCAACAAATGAAGCTCCATTAAATTCATGGCTTTCTTTCCCATCTCCTTGTGTTTTAGGGAGCAATGGTGTTTCCTGGCTGATGGTTTCGTGGCTTACTTGTATTTTGTTGTCAGTCCCCATGTTTGCTTCGTTAATTTGTTGTAGCAGGTTGAATTTTTATTGGATAAGGAAAGTGGGAGATATATAATTAGCTAAATGGATTATGAGAAATAGTAAGAGTTATGTATGCATTGGTAGCATTCTTATCAAGTGAGTCAGAAAGTGGCTCCTTAATGGCTGAAAAGACAAGGATTTCAATTGGTTTTTGTCCATACATGAAAATTGTAGTCTTGTTTCGAGA
The DNA window shown above is from Euphorbia lathyris chromosome 1, ddEupLath1.1, whole genome shotgun sequence and carries:
- the LOC136233985 gene encoding amino acid transporter AVT6A-like encodes the protein MGTDNKIQVSHETISQETPLLPKTQGDGKESHEFNGASFVGAVSNLSTTIIGAGIMALPATMKVLGLGLGIALILFVAVLTERSIAFLLRYSKAGKVDSYGGVMGDAFGFGGKRLLQICVLLNNIGTLIVYMIIIGDVISGTSSSGIHHSGLLEQWFGNYWWTGRTCVLLFVTLAVFTPLAFFKRIDSLKYTSALAVGLAVVFLVITAGITVFKLVNGSIGMPRLLPDVTNLTSFWNLFTVVPVLVTAFICHFNVHTIQNELEDSTMIQPVVWTSLALCSTVYIMTSFFGILLFGDSTLDDVLANFDTNLGVPYSYVLNDIVRISYALHLMLVFPVVFHPLRLNLDGLIFPSARPLVLDNCRFILISISLIFVIYIGANFIPNIWVAFQFTGATSAICLGFIFPAAIALRDSNSVASKKDKIVSLFMIFLALFSSLVAIYSDAYALFRKSPSPRQ